A DNA window from Streptomyces sp. CA-278952 contains the following coding sequences:
- a CDS encoding ferritin-like domain-containing protein gives MSTHDLYTTPPAEPVWQVPATGAARFSWDYDDGRERLLALYQKGKDKQWDGNKRIDWSLEVDPADPLGTPDEALTLYGTPYWAKMTEKDRGELRTHYTSWQFSQFLHGEQGAMVCAARIVESVPDLDAKFYSATQTMDEARHAEIYGRFLHEKVGMLYPVNDNLQGLLGDTLRDSRWDMPYLGMQVLIEGLALAAFGMIRDTTTKPLPKQILAYVMQDEARHVAFGRMALRDYYKQLSDAELREREEFVIEGCYLMRDRLSGVEVLENFGIGKQEAKDLSEHSEFLQLFRKLLFSRIVPCVKDIGLWGPRLQKAYVDMGVLELGDSDLDLLMSQDEAIAEELDRERFAAEEGARVAEVAEAIEEGAADAA, from the coding sequence GTGTCCACCCATGACCTCTACACCACTCCACCCGCCGAGCCGGTCTGGCAGGTCCCGGCCACCGGAGCCGCCCGGTTCAGCTGGGACTACGACGACGGCCGCGAACGCCTCCTCGCCCTCTACCAGAAGGGCAAGGACAAGCAGTGGGACGGCAACAAGCGCATCGACTGGTCGCTGGAGGTCGACCCCGCCGACCCGCTCGGCACCCCCGACGAGGCGCTCACCCTGTACGGCACCCCGTACTGGGCGAAGATGACGGAGAAGGACCGGGGCGAGCTGCGCACGCACTACACCTCCTGGCAGTTCAGCCAGTTCCTGCACGGCGAGCAGGGCGCGATGGTGTGCGCGGCGCGCATCGTGGAGTCCGTCCCCGACCTGGACGCCAAGTTCTACTCCGCCACCCAGACCATGGACGAGGCCCGGCACGCCGAGATATACGGCCGCTTCCTGCACGAGAAGGTCGGCATGCTCTACCCGGTCAACGACAACCTCCAGGGACTGCTGGGCGACACCCTGCGCGACTCCCGCTGGGACATGCCCTACCTCGGGATGCAGGTCCTGATAGAAGGCCTGGCGCTGGCCGCCTTCGGGATGATCCGCGACACCACGACCAAGCCGCTGCCCAAGCAGATCCTGGCGTACGTCATGCAGGACGAGGCCCGGCACGTCGCCTTCGGGCGGATGGCGCTGCGCGACTACTACAAGCAGCTGAGCGACGCCGAACTCCGCGAGCGCGAGGAGTTCGTCATCGAGGGCTGCTACCTGATGCGCGACCGGCTCAGCGGCGTCGAGGTCCTGGAGAACTTCGGCATCGGCAAGCAGGAGGCGAAGGACCTCTCGGAGCACTCCGAGTTTCTCCAGCTCTTCCGCAAGCTCCTGTTCAGCCGGATCGTCCCGTGCGTCAAGGACATCGGCCTCTGGGGCCCGCGGCTTCAGAAGGCGTACGTCGACATGGGCGTCCTCGAACTCGGCGACTCCGACCTCGACCTGCTGATGTCGCAGGACGAGGCGATAGCCGAGGAACTGGACCGCGAACGCTTCGCCGCCGAGGAGGGGGCCCGGGTGGCGGAGGTCGCGGAGGCGATCGAGGAGGGCGCGGCCGACGCCGCCTGA
- a CDS encoding ADP-ribosylglycohydrolase family protein encodes MTTNPPAATAAGRAAARRSLESLALGDAFGERWFPLFREPRQAVNEIRARRTPPEPRWHWTDDTALALALNRSLDEHGHVDQDHLALCYALAFDADQARGYGHGMHLLLPQLLQAPADWRTLAPGLFDGGSLGNGAAMRVAPLGARFHEDLGQVAAQAALSAEVTHAHPDGIAGAVAVAVAAALSVRGELTLDAVADRTPEGPVRDGVRRAARTPFTTEPWKAADLLGNGQRIRADDTVPFALWTATRHGGDLEAALWATAEGLGDVDTTCAITGGVVGASTGTAGAPEDWLRRREPLG; translated from the coding sequence ATGACGACGAACCCGCCCGCAGCCACCGCCGCCGGTCGCGCCGCCGCCCGGCGCAGCCTCGAATCCCTCGCGCTCGGCGACGCGTTCGGGGAGCGCTGGTTCCCGCTCTTCCGCGAGCCCCGGCAGGCCGTGAACGAGATCCGGGCCCGCCGCACCCCGCCGGAGCCCCGCTGGCACTGGACCGACGACACGGCCCTGGCTCTCGCGCTGAACCGCTCCCTCGACGAGCACGGCCACGTCGACCAGGACCACCTGGCCCTCTGCTACGCCCTGGCCTTCGACGCCGACCAGGCCCGCGGCTACGGCCACGGCATGCACCTCCTGCTGCCCCAACTGCTTCAGGCCCCCGCCGACTGGCGCACCCTGGCCCCCGGACTCTTCGACGGCGGCAGCCTCGGCAACGGCGCGGCGATGCGGGTCGCGCCGCTCGGGGCCCGGTTCCACGAGGACCTGGGCCAGGTCGCGGCACAGGCGGCGCTCTCGGCGGAGGTCACCCACGCCCACCCGGACGGCATCGCGGGCGCGGTGGCCGTCGCGGTGGCGGCGGCGCTCTCGGTGCGCGGCGAACTGACCCTGGACGCGGTGGCGGACCGGACGCCCGAAGGGCCGGTGCGCGACGGAGTGCGGCGAGCCGCGCGGACGCCGTTCACCACGGAACCGTGGAAGGCCGCGGACCTCCTCGGCAACGGGCAGCGCATCCGGGCCGACGACACCGTGCCCTTCGCGCTGTGGACCGCCACCCGCCACGGGGGCGACCTGGAGGCGGCGCTCTGGGCGACCGCGGAGGGCCTCGGCGACGTCGACACCACGTGCGCGATCACCGGGGGCGTGGTCGGGGCGTCGACGGGGACGGCCGGGGCGCCGGAGGACTGGCTGCGCAGGCGCGAGCCGTTGGGCTGA
- a CDS encoding AurF N-oxygenase family protein: MTPVTARDATVLRDALGPLRDREQVAVRLLESSAKHSFDPDTELDWDAAVEEGKWFWPPELLSLYGTPLWDRMSEEQRLDLSRHEGAALASLGIWFEIILMQLLVRHVYDKPVTSNHVRYALTEIADECRHSMMFGRMIDWGGAPTYPVPRVYHNLARVLKTVSTTPGSFAATLLGEEILDWMQRLTFPDERVQTLVRGVTRIHVIEEARHVRYAREELRRQMVTAPRWERELTKVSCGEAARVFSTCFVHPQVYENVGLDRREAVAQVRASGHRAEVMQSGAKRLTDFFDDIGLLNGVGRRLWRSSGLLA; the protein is encoded by the coding sequence ATGACACCCGTCACCGCTCGCGACGCCACCGTGCTCCGCGACGCACTCGGCCCGCTCCGCGACCGCGAGCAGGTAGCCGTGCGGCTGCTCGAATCCTCGGCCAAGCACTCCTTCGACCCCGACACCGAGCTCGACTGGGACGCGGCCGTCGAGGAGGGCAAGTGGTTCTGGCCGCCGGAGCTGCTCTCGCTGTACGGGACCCCCCTGTGGGACCGGATGTCCGAGGAGCAGCGCCTGGACCTCTCCCGGCACGAGGGCGCCGCGCTCGCCTCGCTCGGCATCTGGTTCGAGATCATCCTGATGCAGCTGCTGGTCCGGCACGTCTACGACAAGCCGGTGACCAGCAACCACGTCCGCTACGCCCTCACGGAGATAGCCGACGAGTGTCGGCACTCGATGATGTTCGGCCGCATGATCGACTGGGGCGGCGCCCCGACGTATCCCGTGCCGCGCGTCTACCACAACCTCGCGCGGGTCCTGAAGACCGTCTCCACCACCCCCGGTTCGTTCGCCGCGACCCTGCTCGGCGAGGAGATCCTCGACTGGATGCAGCGCCTGACCTTCCCGGACGAGCGCGTGCAGACCCTGGTGCGCGGTGTGACCCGGATCCATGTGATCGAGGAAGCCCGGCACGTCCGGTACGCCCGCGAGGAGCTGCGCCGCCAGATGGTGACCGCCCCGCGCTGGGAGCGGGAACTCACCAAGGTCAGCTGCGGCGAGGCGGCCCGGGTCTTCTCCACCTGCTTCGTGCACCCGCAGGTGTACGAGAACGTCGGCCTGGACCGCCGTGAGGCCGTCGCCCAGGTGAGGGCCAGTGGCCACCGGGCGGAGGTGATGCAGTCCGGCGCGAAACGGCTCACCGACTTCTTCGACGACATCGGCCTGCTGAACGGCGTCGGCCGCCGGCTGTGGCGCAGCTCCGGGCTGCTGGCGTGA
- a CDS encoding TetR/AcrR family transcriptional regulator: protein MTSTAAVPPPRATYRRLSVEERRAQLLLAALGLFAHRAPDEVSLDEVAVAAGVSRPLVYRYFPGGRQQLYEAALGSAADELTLCFTEPPVGPPTERVARVLDRYLRFVDEHDTGFSALLRGGSVVETSRTTTIVDGVRRAAADEILRHLGRMGGAGEQPTGPRLRMMVRSWIAAVEAASLIWLDDGKRPAAAELRGWLVDHLIALLAATAATDPETAAVVNELLTLETSDGPAGQLAERVIPVVAEAAHLLPAAAASD from the coding sequence ATGACCTCCACCGCCGCAGTCCCGCCGCCCCGGGCGACGTACCGCAGGCTCAGCGTCGAGGAGCGCCGCGCCCAGCTGCTGCTCGCCGCGCTCGGCCTCTTCGCCCACCGGGCGCCCGACGAGGTCTCGCTCGACGAGGTGGCGGTGGCGGCCGGGGTGTCCCGGCCGCTCGTCTACCGCTACTTCCCGGGCGGGCGACAGCAGTTGTACGAGGCCGCGCTCGGCTCGGCGGCCGACGAGCTGACGCTGTGCTTCACCGAACCGCCGGTGGGCCCGCCCACCGAGCGGGTCGCCCGGGTCCTCGACCGCTATCTGCGCTTCGTCGACGAGCACGACACCGGGTTCAGCGCCCTGCTGCGCGGCGGCAGCGTCGTGGAGACCTCCCGCACGACGACGATCGTGGACGGGGTGCGGCGGGCGGCGGCCGACGAGATCCTGCGCCACCTGGGGCGGATGGGCGGGGCCGGGGAGCAGCCCACCGGGCCGCGACTGCGGATGATGGTGCGCAGTTGGATCGCCGCCGTCGAGGCGGCCTCGCTGATCTGGCTGGACGACGGGAAGCGGCCGGCCGCGGCCGAGCTGCGCGGCTGGCTGGTCGACCACCTGATCGCCCTGCTCGCCGCGACCGCCGCCACCGACCCGGAGACCGCGGCGGTGGTGAACGAACTGCTGACCCTGGAGACCTCGGACGGACCGGCCGGACAGCTGGCGGAACGGGTGATTCCGGTCGTCGCGGAGGCGGCGCACCTGCTGCCCGCCGCCGC